In the genome of Polaribacter sp. MED152, one region contains:
- a CDS encoding lipopolysaccharide assembly protein LapB, translating to MSLVKFESMLKTNNIYFFDLVEFEEIIIHYLDAGKHSLAKKAVKLGLEQHPESVDLKLLQVELFIFDNDLDNASLLLRKIELLEPNNDEVFIQKATIQSKSGKHKEAIDNLNKALLHTEDKVDVWSLMGMEYLYLDDFENARLSFAKCIDVDYEDYSALYNIVYCFDMEKEHEQAIKYLTNYINVNPYCEVAWHQLGRQHFVLDQFKEALRAFDYAVLIDESFIGGYLEKAKTLEELGEYQEAIDNYLITLELDDPTAFAYVRIGECYERLEKYEAAISYYKKAVHEDPLLDRGWILLTNLFYNEGNYEKASYYIAKALKIDENNTLYWRRYSEIKIKMNFYEEAVIGFEKCLELRDDAIEIYVSLADVQSFLGDFNDALTTLFQAQKIYKNFAEIEYRLAGLFFILNKNKYGFNHLIQGLQIDYDYHVILKELYPAVLEDDQIKSLLVNYKKALE from the coding sequence ATGTCTTTAGTAAAATTTGAATCGATGCTCAAAACCAACAATATTTATTTCTTTGATTTGGTTGAATTTGAGGAGATTATCATTCATTATTTAGATGCAGGTAAACATTCTTTGGCCAAAAAAGCGGTAAAGTTAGGTTTAGAACAACACCCAGAATCTGTAGATTTAAAGTTACTTCAAGTAGAATTATTCATTTTTGATAATGATTTAGACAATGCAAGTCTTCTTTTAAGAAAGATAGAGTTGTTAGAGCCAAATAACGATGAGGTTTTTATTCAAAAAGCTACAATACAATCAAAATCGGGTAAGCACAAAGAAGCTATTGATAATTTAAATAAAGCACTTTTACACACGGAAGATAAAGTAGATGTTTGGTCTTTAATGGGCATGGAATACCTGTATTTAGACGATTTTGAAAACGCAAGATTAAGTTTTGCAAAATGTATAGATGTTGATTATGAAGATTATTCTGCACTCTATAATATTGTGTATTGCTTTGATATGGAGAAAGAACATGAGCAAGCCATAAAATATCTAACAAATTATATCAATGTAAATCCGTATTGCGAAGTTGCTTGGCATCAATTAGGTAGGCAACATTTTGTGTTAGACCAATTTAAAGAAGCCTTAAGAGCATTCGATTACGCAGTTTTAATTGATGAATCATTTATTGGTGGATATTTGGAAAAAGCCAAAACTTTAGAGGAGTTAGGAGAGTATCAAGAGGCTATTGACAATTATTTAATTACACTAGAATTAGATGATCCTACAGCATTTGCCTATGTTCGAATTGGTGAGTGTTATGAACGATTAGAAAAATATGAAGCTGCAATTTCTTACTATAAGAAAGCAGTACATGAAGATCCACTTTTAGATAGAGGTTGGATTTTATTAACGAATCTTTTTTACAACGAAGGGAATTACGAAAAAGCATCTTATTATATTGCAAAAGCTTTAAAAATTGATGAGAACAATACTTTATATTGGAGAAGATATTCAGAAATAAAAATCAAAATGAACTTCTACGAAGAAGCTGTAATTGGTTTTGAAAAGTGTTTAGAGTTAAGAGATGATGCTATAGAAATTTATGTTTCTTTGGCAGATGTGCAGTCTTTTTTAGGCGATTTTAATGATGCTTTAACTACATTGTTTCAAGCGCAGAAAATCTACAAAAACTTTGCAGAAATAGAATATAGATTGGCTGGATTATTTTTTATACTTAATAAAAATAAATATGGGTTTAATCATTTAATACAAGGCTTGCAGATAGATTATGATTATCATGTCATCTTAAAAGAATTGTATCCAGCTGTGTTAGAAGATGATCAAATAAAATCGTTGTTAGTCAATTATAAAAAAGCATTAGAATAG
- a CDS encoding NAD(P)H-binding protein: MKNISILGCGWLGKPLAVSFIEDGYSVKGSTTSEEKIEELEDLNIETYLVDISENEEFDSFLDADILIVAITSKDIDGFENLISQITNSSIQKVIFISSTSVYGRVNKVMTEEDEVLKSNPLVEIENLFLQNDFFETTIIRFAGLFGGDRHPANWFKGGRKIPQPKGYVNMIHREDCIEIIHEIIAQNAWNTIFNACADHHPTRREFYTLAKLSKGFEVPEFENNEQLEWKIISSKKVQEFLNYEFIHNDLLAI; encoded by the coding sequence ATGAAGAATATTAGTATTTTAGGTTGTGGTTGGTTAGGTAAGCCTTTGGCAGTTTCATTTATAGAGGATGGCTATTCTGTAAAAGGATCTACAACATCCGAAGAGAAAATAGAAGAATTAGAAGATTTAAATATTGAAACTTATTTGGTAGATATTTCAGAAAACGAGGAGTTTGATAGTTTTTTAGATGCTGATATTTTAATTGTGGCCATAACTTCGAAAGATATTGATGGTTTTGAAAATCTTATTTCACAAATAACAAATTCATCCATTCAAAAAGTTATTTTTATTAGTTCTACTTCTGTTTATGGACGTGTAAATAAGGTTATGACAGAAGAAGATGAGGTTCTAAAGAGCAACCCATTAGTAGAAATAGAAAATTTATTTTTGCAGAACGATTTTTTTGAAACTACTATAATTCGTTTTGCTGGTTTGTTTGGTGGTGATAGGCATCCTGCAAATTGGTTTAAAGGAGGTAGAAAAATTCCTCAGCCAAAAGGCTATGTGAACATGATTCATAGAGAGGATTGTATAGAAATTATTCATGAAATTATAGCGCAAAATGCATGGAATACAATTTTTAATGCATGTGCAGATCATCATCCTACAAGAAGAGAATTCTATACTTTAGCAAAATTGAGCAAAGGATTTGAGGTGCCAGAATTTGAAAATAATGAACAATTAGAATGGAAAATAATCTCTTCTAAAAAAGTGCAGGAATTTTTAAATTATGAATTTATTCATAATGATTTGCTAGCCATTTAA
- a CDS encoding putative quinol monooxygenase: MFVRIVKMSLHSKFIADFQAMFDEKKSKIRNSPGCKLLELYQDKNNPEIFFTYSYWDKESDLENYRNSDFFKETWTQTKGYFNDKPEAWSVNKNVSLP, translated from the coding sequence ATGTTTGTACGAATTGTAAAAATGAGTTTACACTCTAAATTCATTGCCGATTTTCAGGCGATGTTCGATGAGAAAAAATCTAAAATAAGAAATTCACCTGGTTGTAAACTATTAGAATTATATCAAGATAAAAATAACCCAGAAATCTTTTTTACCTACTCTTATTGGGATAAAGAAAGTGATTTAGAGAATTACAGAAACTCTGATTTCTTTAAAGAAACTTGGACACAAACTAAAGGTTATTTTAACGATAAACCAGAAGCTTGGAGTGTAAACAAAAACGTTAGTTTACCTTAA
- a CDS encoding DUF2911 domain-containing protein has protein sequence MRKIILTLFVAAMTMAINAQIETPAPSPFQKVEQKVGLTDVTLEYSRPSMKGRKIFGGLEDYGKVWRTGANANTKLTFSTDFMVDGKMLKKGTYALYTIPGEKSWDVMLYTDATNWGNPAKWDESKVAAKVTVDAIEMPMNVETFTITFDDLTNNSAVLGILWENVYVPFKFETPTDKMVSNSIEKIMAGPSANDMYAAAVYYLQADKDINQAQAWIDKAVEMTSDKPRFWYLRQQSLIHAKAGKTKSAIAAAKMSLKYAEEAGNAGYIKMNKASLKEWGAM, from the coding sequence ATGAGAAAAATTATATTAACACTATTTGTAGCTGCAATGACAATGGCTATAAATGCACAAATTGAAACTCCTGCTCCTAGTCCTTTTCAAAAAGTTGAACAAAAAGTAGGTTTAACAGATGTTACTTTAGAGTATTCTAGACCAAGTATGAAAGGAAGAAAAATATTTGGAGGTTTAGAAGATTATGGAAAAGTTTGGAGAACTGGCGCGAACGCAAATACCAAACTAACATTTTCTACAGACTTTATGGTTGACGGAAAAATGCTAAAGAAAGGAACATATGCTTTATATACAATTCCTGGTGAAAAATCTTGGGATGTGATGTTGTATACAGATGCTACAAACTGGGGAAATCCTGCAAAATGGGATGAAAGTAAAGTTGCTGCAAAGGTTACAGTAGATGCTATTGAAATGCCAATGAATGTAGAAACATTTACCATCACTTTTGATGATTTAACAAACAACTCTGCAGTTTTAGGAATTTTATGGGAAAACGTTTATGTGCCTTTTAAATTTGAAACTCCTACAGACAAAATGGTTTCTAATAGTATAGAAAAAATTATGGCTGGACCATCTGCAAATGATATGTATGCAGCTGCTGTATACTACTTACAGGCAGATAAAGATATCAATCAAGCTCAAGCTTGGATAGATAAAGCTGTTGAAATGACATCTGATAAACCTCGTTTTTGGTATTTACGTCAGCAATCTTTAATTCATGCAAAAGCAGGTAAAACTAAAAGCGCAATTGCTGCTGCAAAAATGTCTTTAAAGTATGCAGAAGAAGCAGGTAATGCTGGTTATATTAAGATGAACAAAGCTTCTTTAAAAGAATGGGGAGCAATGTAA
- a CDS encoding PhoH family protein: protein MNERIIELSEIDPKEFFGTQNSTVEQLKRYFPKIKIVARGAKLKIYGESEILDEFEIRFERLVKYFNRYNKLDENSIERILTSTGNEEKTAAAKNSKDVLVHGVNGKLIKAQTQNQRKMVSLMEKNDMLFAVGPAGTGKTYTAVALAVKALKEKEVRRIILTRPAVESGENLGFLPGDLKEKLDPYMQPLYDGLRDMIPHEKLESYIEKGIIQIAPLAFMRGRTLDNAFVILDEAQNTTHSQMKMFLTRMGKSAKFIITGDPGQIDLPRKQVSGLKESLLALKDIEGIAHVYLDDKDVVRHRLVKRIIKAYKSIETE, encoded by the coding sequence TTGAACGAACGCATTATAGAGTTATCAGAAATAGATCCTAAAGAATTTTTTGGTACACAAAATAGCACTGTAGAACAATTAAAAAGGTATTTCCCAAAGATTAAGATTGTGGCTAGAGGTGCAAAGTTAAAAATATATGGAGAATCAGAAATTTTAGACGAATTTGAAATTCGATTTGAACGATTAGTCAAATATTTTAACAGGTATAATAAGTTAGATGAAAATAGTATTGAACGCATTTTAACATCTACAGGCAATGAAGAAAAAACAGCTGCAGCTAAAAATAGTAAAGATGTTTTGGTGCATGGTGTTAATGGTAAATTGATTAAAGCACAAACCCAAAATCAGCGTAAAATGGTTTCGTTGATGGAAAAGAATGATATGCTTTTTGCTGTGGGCCCAGCAGGTACAGGTAAAACATATACAGCAGTTGCTTTAGCAGTGAAAGCTTTAAAAGAAAAAGAAGTTCGTAGAATTATACTTACAAGACCAGCTGTAGAGTCTGGAGAAAATTTAGGTTTTTTACCTGGAGATTTAAAAGAAAAACTAGATCCGTACATGCAACCTTTGTATGATGGATTAAGAGACATGATTCCTCATGAAAAACTAGAATCTTACATAGAGAAAGGAATTATTCAGATAGCGCCTTTGGCTTTTATGAGAGGTAGAACTTTAGATAATGCATTTGTAATCTTAGATGAAGCTCAAAATACAACTCATAGTCAAATGAAAATGTTTTTAACTAGAATGGGTAAAAGTGCTAAATTCATTATTACTGGAGATCCAGGTCAAATAGACTTGCCTAGAAAACAAGTTTCTGGTTTAAAAGAATCTTTATTGGCGTTAAAAGATATAGAAGGCATTGCTCATGTTTATTTAGATGATAAAGATGTTGTAAGGCATAGGCTTGTAAAACGTATCATAAAGGCTTACAAGAGTATCGAAACTGAATAG
- a CDS encoding GNAT family N-acetyltransferase, producing MIYNFQEIPILQTNRITLREATLEDTNFVFALRSSQEINKFVGTKKIKTLTEAEAFILDCKNLFKEEKRIFWLIEFKNKVIGSVVLHKIDVAKHYAEIGYKLKPEYQQKGIMTEVLESVIAFSKTSLNLKVIEAYTHKNNLASIALLKKFNFTFQANRRCNTYDFNRIYKLEIN from the coding sequence ATGATTTACAATTTTCAGGAAATTCCAATTTTACAAACAAATAGAATAACGCTTAGAGAAGCAACCTTAGAAGATACAAATTTTGTTTTTGCATTACGTTCTAGCCAAGAAATTAATAAATTTGTAGGCACAAAAAAAATTAAAACATTAACAGAAGCTGAAGCATTTATTCTTGATTGTAAAAACCTTTTTAAAGAAGAAAAACGTATTTTTTGGCTTATTGAATTTAAAAATAAAGTAATAGGCAGTGTAGTTTTACATAAAATTGATGTAGCTAAGCATTATGCAGAAATTGGTTACAAACTAAAGCCTGAATATCAACAAAAAGGAATAATGACAGAGGTTTTAGAAAGTGTCATCGCATTTTCAAAAACATCGTTGAATTTAAAAGTAATAGAAGCCTATACTCATAAAAATAATTTAGCATCAATTGCGTTGTTAAAGAAATTTAACTTTACATTTCAAGCAAATAGAAGATGTAATACCTATGATTTTAATCGAATTTATAAATTAGAAATCAATTAA
- the gldG gene encoding gliding motility-associated ABC transporter substrate-binding protein GldG, with translation MNKKSLYIIGLFVALLFLNFINQGIYKRFDLTADKRYTLSETTKSILSEINEPLFITVYLEGDFPSEFKRLQIETRQFLEELAAENNNIKINFENPDDQREALIKKGMMPSQLTVEEDGKLSEAIIFPWAEISVDDKFKIVSLLPTAIVASQEEQLQKAIENLEYSFLSAINGILEKNQKNVVLLTGNGELQDIYQYSFLSEVSKKYRLTKFPLDSVASNPQQTLKDLTSVDLAIITKPTEKFTEQEKFTLDQYITNGGKTLWMLDNVQADQDSLLATGKMLAYPRDLNLTDLLFSYGVRINATLIKDLYAAQIALATGTVGNQTQFQNLDWFYHPLVSGNPYHPITKNVGNVRLQFANQIDTLKNNIKKTPLLVSSPLTRKVGTPTIIELQSIAEEPIEEDYKAGNQLFAVLLEGDFNSAYKNRIKPYNSSLFKEKASNNKMIVIADGDVARNQILKGKPTDLSRDKWTNQEFGNKDFLINAVDYLLDDSGLISLRNKTLKINTLDKQKAYKERTFWQFLNVILPLIILGVFGLSFHYLRKRKYT, from the coding sequence ATGAATAAGAAATCACTCTACATTATAGGTCTTTTTGTTGCTTTACTATTTTTAAACTTTATCAATCAAGGCATTTATAAAAGATTCGATTTAACTGCAGACAAACGTTATACGCTTTCTGAAACTACGAAATCTATCTTATCAGAAATAAATGAACCTCTTTTTATCACTGTATATCTTGAAGGTGATTTTCCATCGGAATTTAAAAGACTGCAAATAGAAACTAGGCAATTTTTAGAGGAGTTAGCTGCAGAAAACAACAACATTAAAATCAATTTTGAAAATCCTGATGATCAGAGAGAAGCTCTTATCAAAAAAGGAATGATGCCAAGTCAACTTACTGTAGAAGAAGATGGTAAACTATCTGAGGCTATCATTTTTCCTTGGGCAGAAATAAGTGTTGATGATAAATTTAAAATAGTTTCCTTATTGCCAACTGCAATTGTTGCCAGTCAAGAAGAGCAATTACAAAAAGCTATTGAAAATTTAGAATATAGTTTTTTATCTGCCATAAATGGAATTCTAGAAAAAAATCAAAAAAATGTAGTTCTTCTTACAGGAAATGGTGAATTGCAAGACATTTATCAGTATAGTTTTTTAAGTGAGGTTTCAAAAAAATACAGATTAACTAAGTTTCCTTTAGATTCAGTAGCTTCAAATCCTCAGCAAACTTTAAAAGATTTAACTTCGGTAGATTTAGCTATAATTACAAAACCGACAGAGAAATTTACAGAACAAGAAAAATTTACGCTAGATCAATACATTACAAATGGAGGTAAAACTCTTTGGATGTTAGATAATGTGCAAGCAGACCAAGATAGTTTATTAGCTACTGGAAAAATGTTGGCTTACCCAAGAGATTTAAATTTAACAGACTTATTGTTTTCTTATGGCGTAAGAATAAACGCAACCCTAATTAAAGATTTGTATGCAGCTCAAATTGCGCTTGCAACTGGTACTGTTGGCAATCAAACACAATTTCAAAATTTAGATTGGTTTTATCATCCGTTAGTTTCAGGTAATCCTTATCATCCAATTACTAAAAATGTGGGCAATGTTCGTTTGCAATTTGCAAACCAAATAGACACCTTAAAAAATAACATAAAAAAAACACCGCTTTTAGTAAGTTCTCCACTTACAAGAAAAGTGGGTACACCTACAATTATTGAATTGCAATCTATTGCAGAAGAACCTATTGAAGAAGATTACAAAGCAGGTAATCAGCTTTTTGCAGTTTTATTAGAAGGCGATTTTAACTCAGCATACAAGAACAGAATAAAACCTTACAACTCAAGTTTATTTAAAGAGAAGGCAAGCAACAATAAAATGATTGTAATTGCTGATGGAGATGTTGCAAGAAATCAAATTTTAAAAGGTAAACCTACAGATTTATCTAGAGATAAATGGACAAACCAAGAATTTGGAAACAAAGATTTTTTAATAAATGCTGTAGATTATTTGTTAGATGATTCTGGTTTAATTAGCTTAAGAAATAAAACACTGAAAATAAATACACTAGACAAGCAAAAAGCCTATAAAGAAAGAACTTTTTGGCAATTCTTAAATGTAATTTTACCTTTAATTATTCTTGGAGTTTTTGGATTGTCTTTTCACTATTTAAGAAAAAGAAAATATACTTAA
- a CDS encoding S-adenosyl-l-methionine hydroxide adenosyltransferase family protein, whose protein sequence is MSFITLTTDFGTKDHFVGAVKGAIYTELAEARIVDITHEISPFNITETAYILKNSYKSFPEGTIHIVGVDSELSAENKHIAIELDNHYFVCPDNGIISMIASEIQPTKIVEINIHDRIESSFPVLDVFVKVACFIARGGNLTVIGREIKEYKKLIEIQPKVNQIQTQIIGGVLYIDNYGNVITNISKKMFNDVGKGRAFKINASRYSFDKIFSRYNEVAAKNTNNPSQFDGTKLTIFNSAGFLEIAIYKSNLNTVGGACTLLGLDYRDPIIIEFFNESKPEFTPLN, encoded by the coding sequence ATGTCTTTTATAACATTAACAACAGATTTTGGAACTAAAGACCACTTTGTAGGTGCTGTTAAAGGAGCTATTTATACTGAATTAGCGGAGGCTAGAATTGTAGACATTACTCACGAAATTTCTCCTTTTAATATTACAGAAACTGCCTATATTTTAAAAAATTCTTACAAGAGTTTTCCTGAAGGCACAATACACATTGTTGGTGTAGATTCTGAGCTAAGTGCAGAGAATAAACACATTGCAATTGAATTAGACAATCATTACTTTGTTTGTCCAGATAATGGTATTATTTCTATGATAGCCTCAGAAATTCAACCTACTAAAATTGTAGAAATTAACATTCACGATCGTATTGAAAGTAGTTTTCCAGTATTAGACGTATTTGTAAAAGTAGCTTGTTTTATTGCTAGAGGTGGAAACTTAACAGTAATAGGAAGAGAAATTAAAGAATATAAAAAGTTAATAGAAATTCAGCCGAAAGTAAACCAAATTCAGACACAAATTATTGGTGGTGTTTTATATATTGATAATTATGGAAACGTAATTACAAACATCAGCAAAAAAATGTTTAACGACGTTGGTAAAGGAAGAGCTTTTAAAATAAATGCATCTAGATATTCTTTCGATAAAATATTTAGCAGGTATAATGAGGTTGCTGCTAAAAACACCAATAATCCCAGCCAATTTGATGGCACAAAATTGACTATATTTAACTCTGCAGGCTTTTTAGAAATAGCTATTTACAAGAGCAATTTAAATACAGTTGGTGGTGCTTGTACTTTATTAGGTTTGGACTACAGAGATCCAATAATTATTGAATTTTTCAATGAATCTAAACCAGAATTTACACCCTTAAACTAA
- a CDS encoding T9SS type B sorting domain-containing protein: MRLLVLFLLLFSSFAFAQCPPAGQDHFLSSQEKIDAFVDQYSGCERIEGNVDIVAGLVGFADVGENPTPINDITGLYFLKVINGDFTISLDITELDGFNNLTDVNGHFEITSSNTLTKISGFNNLVNAKSVTIALNPILTDVGGFRKLKRVFESLEIGNSPGIQTITGFENLQIIGDELNISKNPVLTSMPSFNQVESIGDDLNITLNPILEEAIGFEKLETIGNDLNIENVKIIRGFNKLRTIERFFDIRGEGVEEVPSFPLLETVGAAFRIENTSVRSMQGYNSLKRVGEKYFLEDWFIVSNNKLLSSVVGFGQLEKVEGNVEVQKNPLLSDCSWLCNIINNGEITGSLIIQENIGDCISAIAVILICDDDFDDDTIANVVDLDDDNDGILDTLEGNATRDTDKDGYPDSMDLDSDNDGCFDVLESGFEDPNNDGVLGDLPDDVDFNGLIINETTGYTDPADRNNNRLYDFQELNIPNPGKNNIIQLCKNSNDIDLFDVLLGSPDRGGTWSPALKSGTGVFNVLEDKEGIYTYTHSDPICGDLSAEVKVEFSSELSPGINTEVVICDDLVEIDLFRAIEGDPSPNGFWSPELASGTNIYNKNLDVESSYNYVIVDRECGTLQATVSLVKSEEPNTGSNGELQICEFADSVNLFDYLNGEPDEDGFWSPALPNGVFNPSQNPSGIYSYTIDNGVCGRATSTVNVEVVRNSQLNNVRIEVNDFSSTNNSIEVFVFSKRAYEYSLDGLNYQLDPFFNNVDGGLQTVYVRGIDGCEFYSEEVFVKTYPPFFTPNNDGQNDFWRLKDFPDIGYTIYIYSRFGRLIKSVSSTTGFWDGKENGKEIQSSDYWFKVVTETGEVLHGNFSLLRK; the protein is encoded by the coding sequence ATGAGGTTATTAGTACTCTTTTTACTTTTATTTTCTTCGTTTGCTTTTGCACAATGTCCACCTGCAGGTCAAGATCATTTTTTATCTTCTCAAGAAAAAATAGATGCTTTTGTTGATCAATATAGTGGTTGTGAAAGAATTGAAGGTAATGTAGATATTGTAGCTGGTTTAGTTGGTTTTGCAGATGTAGGAGAAAACCCAACACCTATAAATGATATTACCGGTCTTTATTTTTTAAAAGTAATTAATGGAGATTTTACAATTTCTCTAGACATTACAGAGTTAGATGGTTTTAATAATCTAACTGATGTAAATGGTCACTTCGAAATTACAAGCTCAAATACATTAACAAAGATAAGTGGTTTTAATAATCTTGTGAACGCTAAAAGTGTAACCATTGCACTAAACCCAATTTTAACAGATGTTGGTGGTTTTAGAAAGTTAAAACGTGTTTTCGAGAGTTTAGAAATTGGGAATAGCCCAGGTATACAAACTATTACTGGTTTTGAAAACCTACAAATTATTGGAGACGAATTAAATATTAGTAAAAATCCTGTACTTACAAGTATGCCCTCTTTTAATCAGGTAGAAAGTATTGGAGATGATTTAAACATTACGCTTAACCCAATTTTAGAAGAGGCTATTGGTTTTGAAAAACTTGAAACCATTGGTAACGATTTAAATATAGAGAATGTTAAAATTATTAGGGGGTTTAATAAGCTAAGAACTATTGAACGTTTTTTTGACATTAGAGGAGAAGGTGTAGAGGAAGTACCAAGCTTTCCCTTACTCGAAACTGTTGGTGCTGCATTCAGGATAGAAAATACTAGTGTTAGAAGTATGCAGGGTTATAATTCTTTAAAAAGAGTTGGAGAAAAATATTTTTTAGAAGATTGGTTTATTGTAAGTAATAATAAACTGTTAAGCAGTGTTGTTGGTTTTGGTCAGTTAGAAAAAGTAGAAGGTAATGTTGAGGTTCAAAAAAATCCTTTATTAAGCGATTGTTCTTGGCTTTGTAATATTATTAATAATGGAGAAATTACAGGCTCATTAATCATTCAAGAAAATATTGGAGATTGCATCTCAGCTATTGCAGTAATTCTAATTTGTGATGATGATTTTGATGACGATACCATTGCAAATGTAGTAGATTTAGATGATGATAATGACGGAATTTTAGATACTCTAGAAGGAAATGCAACTAGAGATACAGATAAAGACGGGTATCCAGATTCAATGGATTTAGATAGTGACAATGATGGTTGTTTTGATGTATTAGAATCTGGTTTTGAAGACCCTAATAATGATGGCGTTTTAGGAGATTTACCAGATGATGTAGATTTTAATGGCTTAATTATTAACGAAACTACAGGGTATACAGATCCTGCAGATAGAAATAATAATCGATTGTATGATTTTCAAGAATTAAATATTCCTAATCCTGGTAAAAATAATATTATACAATTGTGCAAAAACTCTAATGATATTGATCTTTTTGATGTGCTTTTGGGCTCACCAGATCGTGGAGGAACATGGTCACCAGCCTTAAAATCGGGTACAGGTGTTTTTAATGTTTTAGAAGATAAAGAAGGCATTTACACTTACACGCATTCAGATCCTATTTGTGGCGATTTAAGTGCAGAAGTTAAGGTTGAATTTTCATCAGAATTAAGTCCTGGTATAAATACAGAGGTTGTTATTTGCGATGATTTGGTAGAAATAGATTTATTTAGAGCTATAGAAGGTGATCCTTCTCCAAATGGTTTTTGGTCTCCAGAACTGGCAAGTGGTACCAATATTTATAATAAAAATTTAGATGTAGAATCAAGTTATAACTACGTGATTGTAGATAGAGAATGTGGAACTTTACAAGCCACAGTATCTCTAGTAAAATCAGAAGAACCTAACACTGGTTCAAATGGAGAATTACAAATTTGTGAATTTGCAGACTCAGTAAATTTATTCGATTATTTAAATGGTGAACCAGATGAAGATGGCTTTTGGAGTCCTGCACTACCAAATGGAGTTTTTAATCCCAGTCAAAATCCTTCAGGAATATATTCTTATACGATAGATAATGGTGTTTGTGGTAGAGCAACATCTACTGTAAACGTAGAAGTAGTTAGAAATTCACAATTAAATAATGTAAGAATTGAGGTGAACGATTTTTCGTCTACCAACAATTCTATAGAAGTATTTGTGTTTTCTAAAAGAGCTTATGAATATTCCTTAGATGGTTTAAATTATCAATTAGATCCTTTTTTCAATAATGTAGATGGTGGTTTACAAACTGTATATGTTAGAGGTATTGATGGTTGTGAGTTTTATAGTGAAGAGGTTTTTGTAAAAACTTATCCTCCCTTTTTTACACCCAATAATGATGGCCAAAACGATTTTTGGCGATTGAAAGATTTTCCAGACATTGGTTATACAATTTATATTTATTCAAGGTTTGGTAGGCTCATAAAAAGTGTAAGCAGTACAACAGGCTTTTGGGATGGTAAAGAAAATGGTAAAGAAATACAATCGTCAGATTATTGGTTTAAAGTAGTAACCGAAACTGGTGAAGTATTGCATGGTAATTTTTCTTTATTAAGAAAATGA
- the gldF gene encoding gliding motility-associated ABC transporter permease subunit GldF — translation MYPILKKEFTSFFASPIAYLVIGVFLLINGLFLFVFNDDFNILNAGFADVTPFFYLAPWVFLFLIPAITMKSFADEYNTGTIELLKTNPISDWKIVLGKFFASLLLVIIAIVPTFTYIFTVYELGNPVGNIDFGSTIGSYLGLLFLASTYTAVGLFTSTLSKNQIVAFILSVFITFILFYGFDAIANSFGSNGFTIQQLGINEHFKSISRGVIDTRDVIYFLSVTFFFLFITKTRLDNE, via the coding sequence ATGTATCCAATATTAAAAAAAGAATTTACCTCATTTTTTGCAAGCCCAATTGCGTATTTAGTAATTGGAGTTTTCTTGCTTATAAATGGTTTATTCTTATTTGTTTTTAATGATGATTTTAACATACTAAATGCTGGTTTTGCAGATGTAACTCCGTTTTTTTACCTAGCTCCTTGGGTATTTTTATTTCTTATTCCTGCAATTACTATGAAAAGTTTTGCGGATGAATACAATACAGGAACTATAGAATTATTAAAAACAAATCCTATTTCTGATTGGAAAATTGTTTTGGGTAAATTTTTTGCTTCACTCCTTTTAGTAATTATCGCAATTGTACCAACATTTACTTATATTTTTACAGTTTACGAATTAGGAAATCCTGTTGGCAATATAGATTTTGGGAGTACCATAGGCTCTTATTTAGGTTTACTATTCTTAGCTTCAACATATACAGCAGTTGGTTTGTTTACCTCTACCTTGTCAAAAAATCAAATTGTAGCCTTTATTCTAAGTGTTTTCATAACCTTTATTCTTTTTTATGGTTTTGATGCTATTGCAAATTCTTTTGGCAGCAATGGTTTTACAATTCAACAATTAGGCATCAATGAACATTTTAAAAGTATTTCTAGAGGAGTTATAGACACCAGAGATGTTATTTATTTTTTAAGTGTTACGTTTTTCTTTTTATTCATTACTAAAACACGTTTAGACAATGAATAA